From Candidatus Methanoplasma cognatum, one genomic window encodes:
- a CDS encoding DNA polymerase sliding clamp, which produces MFKAEIKSETLKGLVNIISTLIDEVKFTITPEGMTLKAVDPAHVAMIELRIGAKAFESYSANETEIGLDLDKVKTVLKLAGPGDIVAMEQDEDKGRFVFRISNVTRSMNLVETSSMNDPKVPQLTLSANAVMPVDQLQRGIKAAESISDHISLRAGPGIFELSCEGDTDDASLKLTGSDLDSLEAPSEVQSLFPLDYFSNILRAIPSGTKVRVELDKDFPVKLVFELAGGEAKVVYFLAPRIESD; this is translated from the coding sequence ATGTTCAAGGCAGAAATAAAATCGGAAACCCTCAAGGGACTGGTCAACATCATCTCGACGCTCATAGACGAGGTAAAGTTCACGATCACCCCGGAGGGCATGACGCTGAAAGCGGTCGATCCGGCGCACGTCGCTATGATCGAGCTCAGGATAGGGGCGAAGGCTTTCGAGTCATACTCCGCGAACGAGACAGAGATAGGCCTCGACCTGGACAAGGTCAAAACGGTCCTTAAGCTGGCAGGCCCGGGCGATATCGTCGCGATGGAACAAGACGAGGACAAAGGGAGATTTGTCTTCAGGATAAGCAACGTTACGAGATCCATGAACCTGGTGGAGACCTCAAGCATGAACGACCCAAAAGTGCCGCAGCTGACGCTCTCGGCGAACGCGGTGATGCCGGTGGATCAGCTCCAGAGAGGCATAAAGGCGGCCGAGTCCATATCGGACCACATATCGCTTAGGGCCGGACCGGGGATATTCGAGCTGTCGTGTGAAGGCGACACAGATGACGCCAGCCTGAAACTGACTGGTTCCGATCTAGACAGCCTGGAGGCGCCGTCCGAGGTGCAGAGCCTGTTCCCCCTCGACTATTTTTCCAACATCCTGAGAGCTATACCCTCGGGAACCAAGGTAAGAGTGGAACTCGATAAGGACTTCCCGGTCAAACTGGTGTTCGAACTGGCCGGAGGAGAGGCCAAAGTGGTGTATTTCCTGGCACCCAGGATCGAGAGCGACTGA
- a CDS encoding transketolase: protein MVSTKEELESKANILRRDVIEATSKAGSGHPGGSLSSADLMAVLYFSVMNHDPADPEWEDRDRFILSKGHAAPILYAALAESGYFPKEELQTLRKIGSNLQGHPVRGKVPGVEMSTGSLGQGLSMACGMALAGKLDKKEYKVFCLLGDGELQSGQNWEAAMLARHYQLNNLIAFVDRNQLQITGGTECTMSLFPLQDKWRAFGWNVIIIDGHSLPQILEACSKAKRSETNPTAIIMNTVKGKGVSFMENNCDFHGKACKTDEEDKALKELVCRA, encoded by the coding sequence ATGGTCAGCACAAAAGAGGAGCTGGAGAGTAAGGCCAATATTCTAAGGCGGGATGTCATAGAGGCCACTTCGAAGGCCGGATCTGGACATCCGGGGGGCTCTCTCTCCTCCGCGGACCTGATGGCCGTGCTTTACTTCAGTGTGATGAACCACGATCCCGCTGACCCGGAATGGGAGGACAGGGACCGTTTCATCCTGTCCAAGGGCCACGCCGCGCCGATACTGTACGCCGCGCTGGCCGAATCGGGGTATTTCCCCAAAGAGGAGCTTCAGACCCTCAGGAAGATAGGCTCCAATCTCCAGGGACACCCCGTAAGAGGAAAGGTGCCCGGAGTGGAGATGTCCACGGGCTCTCTGGGCCAGGGACTTAGCATGGCATGCGGCATGGCGCTGGCCGGAAAACTCGACAAGAAAGAATACAAAGTCTTCTGTCTCCTCGGGGACGGGGAGCTTCAGAGCGGGCAGAACTGGGAGGCCGCGATGCTCGCCCGCCATTATCAGCTTAACAATCTCATAGCGTTCGTGGACCGTAACCAGCTGCAGATCACGGGCGGCACGGAATGCACAATGTCTCTGTTCCCCCTGCAGGACAAATGGAGGGCCTTCGGGTGGAACGTCATCATAATAGACGGACACAGTCTGCCCCAGATACTGGAGGCATGCTCGAAGGCGAAACGTTCGGAGACGAACCCCACGGCGATCATTATGAACACGGTAAAAGGAAAAGGCGTCTCCTTCATGGAGAACAACTGCGATTTCCACGGAAAGGCATGCAAGACCGACGAAGAGGACAAAGCGTTAAAGGAACTGGTGTGCAGGGCATGA
- a CDS encoding transketolase family protein, with protein MTENKLAQRNYYGKALADLAATDPNVVVLDADLADSTKTSEFRKVAPERFIEVGIAEQNMIGVASGLAASGKTVFASTFAVFATGRCWEQIRLAVAYPKLNVKIVATHCGISVGEDGASHQALEDIAIMRALPNMTVISPADAYETYAATMEIAGFCGPVYMRMGRSEFPVITEKDAKFVIGRAAVLREGNDVTLVGTGQMVYHCMEASKILSEEGIDAEVVNMSTIKPLDKVTLRTSLQKTGCSVTAEEHSVIGGLGSAVADFLSAEMPTPLEMVGTKDTFGESGTPSQLFEKYGLTPRDIAEAAKRAVERKRELEG; from the coding sequence ATGACCGAAAATAAGCTCGCCCAGAGGAATTATTACGGGAAGGCGCTGGCCGATCTCGCCGCGACGGATCCCAATGTGGTGGTGCTAGACGCCGACCTTGCCGATTCTACGAAAACATCGGAATTCAGGAAGGTCGCGCCGGAGAGGTTCATCGAAGTGGGGATAGCGGAGCAGAATATGATCGGCGTCGCGTCGGGACTGGCGGCCTCCGGGAAAACGGTGTTCGCATCCACGTTCGCCGTGTTCGCCACAGGGAGATGCTGGGAACAGATAAGACTGGCGGTGGCTTACCCGAAGCTCAATGTGAAGATAGTGGCGACCCACTGCGGAATAAGCGTAGGCGAGGACGGGGCGTCCCACCAGGCGCTCGAGGACATTGCGATAATGAGGGCGCTGCCGAACATGACCGTCATATCTCCCGCCGACGCATACGAGACGTACGCGGCGACGATGGAGATAGCCGGATTCTGCGGCCCGGTCTACATGAGGATGGGGCGTTCCGAGTTCCCAGTGATAACGGAGAAGGATGCCAAGTTCGTCATAGGCAGGGCCGCCGTACTCAGGGAAGGGAACGACGTGACCCTTGTGGGAACGGGGCAGATGGTCTACCACTGCATGGAGGCTTCCAAAATCCTCTCCGAAGAAGGAATAGATGCGGAAGTGGTCAACATGTCCACGATAAAGCCGCTTGACAAGGTCACCCTGAGAACGTCGCTGCAGAAGACAGGCTGTTCGGTGACCGCCGAGGAGCACAGCGTCATCGGAGGGCTGGGATCGGCGGTCGCCGATTTCCTGTCCGCAGAGATGCCGACCCCCCTGGAGATGGTTGGCACGAAGGATACGTTCGGGGAGTCCGGGACTCCGAGTCAGCTCTTTGAGAAGTACGGATTGACACCGCGTGACATCGCGGAGGCGGCGAAGAGGGCCGTAGAAAGGAAGAGGGAGTTGGAAGGATGA
- the fsa gene encoding fructose-6-phosphate aldolase, producing the protein MRIFIDTANLDMIREINSWGILDGVTTNPSLIAKENTDTRTRVREIADIVNVPISAEAMSLDAEGMIAEGRELASIHPNINVKLPMCIDALKATKVLSGEGIDVNMTLIFSPQQALLAAKAGARYVSPFVGRLDDIGTYGSEVLGQVVDVLFNYGFDTEVIAASIRGPMHVFEAASMGCDIATIPYNVLLQMVSHPKTDEGIQNFIKDYEKSKKS; encoded by the coding sequence ATGAGGATATTCATTGACACTGCAAACCTTGACATGATAAGAGAGATAAACAGCTGGGGGATCCTGGACGGGGTCACCACGAATCCGAGCCTGATAGCAAAGGAGAACACCGACACAAGAACGAGGGTCAGAGAGATAGCGGACATAGTGAACGTTCCGATATCGGCGGAGGCGATGTCCCTCGACGCCGAGGGAATGATAGCGGAGGGCCGCGAGCTCGCTTCCATCCATCCGAACATAAACGTAAAACTTCCCATGTGCATAGACGCCCTCAAAGCCACTAAGGTGTTATCCGGCGAAGGCATCGACGTTAACATGACGCTGATATTCTCGCCTCAGCAGGCGCTGCTGGCGGCAAAGGCCGGAGCGAGGTATGTCTCCCCCTTCGTCGGGCGCCTGGATGACATAGGGACGTACGGGTCGGAGGTCCTGGGACAGGTGGTCGACGTTCTTTTCAACTACGGATTTGACACGGAAGTGATAGCGGCTAGCATAAGAGGGCCTATGCACGTATTCGAGGCCGCGTCCATGGGATGCGACATTGCCACCATACCTTACAATGTGCTGCTTCAGATGGTGTCCCACCCCAAGACGGACGAGGGCATACAGAACTTCATAAAGGACTACGAGAAGTCCAAGAAATCGTGA
- a CDS encoding NAD(P)/FAD-dependent oxidoreductase → MHDAVVVGGGPAGTVTAGLLAKDHDVVVIEEHASSGLPMQCAGLLTKNAVGLFGVRPDILSEITGADVIFPGGGKLELRFKGAAAVLIDRTDLDRKLAHNAEDSGADIRYGVKYRGSRVSEDRVSVSTNEGETESRLLVGADGHSSKVAASLGGNLPREYVYGIGADAKLRSEHSDIMTLRIGSEFAPGFFSWEIPFGDMVRVGLCVKEGTGSTPNEFLKRLLKASGIDGKDVETKYSGKIPLGGRQRSYGERTLLIGDAAGQVKPVSGGGLYPICKAAPILARTAKEGLLNDDISAKYLSGYEKGWKKEIGKELSRGYRIRKIFTKLSDKDLDKVFGAIDRNNMRSILSDIDIDDPSGVAVPMLRDPRVGLRLLPFIIRGIL, encoded by the coding sequence ATGCATGATGCGGTGGTGGTCGGCGGAGGCCCGGCCGGAACCGTCACAGCCGGCCTTTTGGCGAAGGATCATGACGTTGTCGTCATAGAGGAGCACGCATCATCCGGGCTGCCCATGCAGTGTGCCGGCCTTCTGACAAAGAACGCCGTCGGTCTGTTCGGCGTCAGACCGGACATTCTCAGCGAGATTACAGGCGCGGACGTTATCTTTCCAGGCGGAGGGAAGTTAGAGTTAAGGTTCAAAGGCGCCGCAGCGGTGCTAATAGACAGAACGGATCTAGACAGGAAACTGGCACATAATGCAGAGGACAGCGGCGCCGACATAAGGTACGGCGTGAAATACCGCGGCAGCAGGGTATCGGAGGATCGTGTTTCCGTATCAACGAACGAAGGGGAGACGGAGTCCAGGCTGCTGGTCGGAGCCGACGGACACAGCTCCAAAGTGGCCGCATCCCTCGGCGGTAATTTACCAAGAGAATATGTCTACGGTATCGGGGCGGACGCCAAACTAAGATCGGAGCACAGTGACATCATGACGTTAAGGATAGGATCGGAGTTCGCGCCTGGGTTCTTCAGCTGGGAGATACCGTTTGGAGATATGGTAAGGGTCGGCCTTTGCGTAAAGGAAGGAACGGGAAGCACCCCCAATGAATTCCTGAAAAGGCTGCTGAAAGCCTCCGGCATCGACGGCAAAGACGTGGAAACAAAATACTCTGGAAAGATACCTCTCGGAGGAAGGCAGAGATCCTACGGGGAGAGGACCCTTCTGATAGGGGACGCCGCGGGGCAGGTCAAACCGGTATCGGGCGGAGGTCTGTATCCCATATGCAAAGCGGCCCCGATCCTGGCAAGGACCGCAAAGGAAGGTCTTCTGAATGACGACATATCGGCAAAATATCTTTCCGGATATGAAAAAGGATGGAAAAAAGAGATCGGGAAAGAACTTTCCAGAGGATACAGGATAAGGAAGATATTCACCAAACTGTCAGACAAAGATCTGGACAAAGTGTTCGGAGCGATAGACAGGAACAATATGAGATCGATCCTCAGCGATATCGACATCGACGACCCGAGCGGCGTGGCGGTTCCCATGCTCAGAGATCCGCGGGTAGGATTAAGGCTCCTTCCATTCATCATACGGGGGATCCTATGA
- a CDS encoding class I SAM-dependent methyltransferase family protein: protein MRVVKQARIRSSEAADIIPYLMELGLVDRSAKISKDGDQRLVPVTAGREGEMIEMGYELTEGQAYTVERRKPQERILDELSDLPEEAATALPMRWEYAGEVVILRLDEKCRPYKERIGEAYARILGAKTVCADIGGIAGELRRPSTEILYGSGTESVRLENGIFYEFDVSRIMFASGNIDERLRMKEINCEGETVVDMFAGIGYFTLPVAKFTGARKVFACEKNPDSYRYLIKNSERNGVAEKVIPILGDNRSIPGKRFADRVIMGYVQTTSAFLPKALEIVKRGGIIHYHDTFYVNEYKERIEGIFSKASGTDFEIELIKEVKSFAPSVSHYVADVRIL, encoded by the coding sequence ATGAGGGTGGTGAAGCAGGCGCGCATAAGATCGTCGGAGGCGGCCGACATAATCCCATACCTGATGGAGCTGGGTCTTGTCGACAGGTCGGCAAAGATAAGCAAGGACGGGGATCAGAGGCTGGTGCCGGTCACCGCCGGCAGAGAGGGCGAGATGATCGAGATGGGGTATGAGCTCACGGAAGGGCAAGCGTATACGGTTGAAAGAAGAAAGCCGCAGGAACGGATCCTGGACGAGCTTTCCGACCTCCCGGAGGAAGCGGCGACGGCGCTGCCCATGAGATGGGAGTACGCCGGAGAAGTGGTCATACTGAGACTTGACGAGAAATGCCGCCCTTACAAAGAGAGGATAGGGGAGGCGTACGCCCGCATCCTCGGAGCTAAGACCGTATGCGCCGACATCGGCGGGATCGCCGGAGAACTGAGAAGACCCAGCACAGAGATCCTTTACGGAAGCGGCACAGAGTCGGTCAGGCTGGAGAACGGCATATTCTATGAGTTTGACGTAAGCAGGATAATGTTCGCTTCCGGGAACATTGACGAAAGGTTACGTATGAAAGAGATCAACTGCGAAGGGGAGACGGTGGTCGATATGTTCGCCGGGATCGGATATTTCACTCTCCCTGTGGCAAAATTCACCGGCGCCAGAAAGGTGTTCGCCTGTGAGAAGAATCCGGATTCGTACCGGTATCTGATAAAAAATTCTGAACGGAACGGGGTCGCCGAAAAAGTGATACCGATCCTGGGGGACAACAGGTCCATTCCCGGGAAGAGGTTCGCCGACAGAGTGATAATGGGATATGTTCAGACTACCTCGGCGTTCCTGCCGAAGGCGCTGGAGATCGTGAAACGCGGCGGGATCATCCACTATCACGACACGTTCTACGTGAACGAATACAAAGAAAGGATCGAGGGGATATTCTCAAAGGCGTCCGGAACGGATTTTGAAATAGAACTGATAAAGGAAGTGAAGTCCTTCGCTCCGTCCGTCTCCCATTATGTCGCCGATGTGAGAATACTTTAA